From a region of the Arachis ipaensis cultivar K30076 chromosome B09, Araip1.1, whole genome shotgun sequence genome:
- the LOC107619044 gene encoding exosome complex component CSL4 produces MVMAMEEDEKQQEAVMVTPGEVLGRVSDIKPGRGAYAALHNETVYASLTGFRRTLSPSPDSSDQRPTVEVTGHKSHGPVPQPGSIVIARITEVMAKTASADIMCVGPKSVREKFTGIIRQQDVRATEIDKVDMHLSFHPGDIVKALVLSLGDSRAYFLSTAKNELGVVSAESIAGACMVPVSWTEMQCPLTGQIENRKVAKVAS; encoded by the exons ATGGTAATGGCGATGGAAGAAGATGAAAAGCAACAAGAGGCGGTGATGGTGACACCGGGCGAAGTTCTTGGGAGAGTCTCTGACATCAAACCAGGGAGAGGCGCATACGCTGCGCTTCACAACGAAACCGTTTACGCCTCCCTCACCGGTTTCCGCCGCACCTTATCTCCCTCCCCTGATTCCTCTGACCAG cGACCAACAGTTGAAGTAACAGGTCACAAGTCCCATGGGCCTGTTCCCCAGCCTGGCTCTATTGTCATTGCACGG ATAACTGAAGTGATGGCTAAGACGGCATCAGCTGATATTATGTGCGTTGGTCCAAAGTCGGTTCGGGAAAAATTTACCGGCATCATAAG GCAGCAAGATGTTAGAGCAACTGAAATTGATAAAGTAGATATGCATCTCTCTTTCCATCCTGGTGACATTGTTAAGGCTCTTGTG CTTTCGCTTGGGGATTCACGTGCATACTTTCTTTCAACTGCAAAGAATGAACTTGGTGTTGTTTCTGCAGAAAGCATTGCTG GGGCATGTATGGTTCCAGTAAGTTGGACAGAGATGCAGTGCCCATTAACAGGCCAAATTGAGAACAGAAAGGTTGCAAAGGTTGCAAGTTGA